The DNA region CCAAGACAGGCAGGCGCATTGAGCTTCATCTTCATTCGGTCGCGCGAGATGATCACGAGCACCAGAATGGTCGCGAGATAGGGCAGCATCGAAAGGATCTGCGCATCGATCTTGATGCCGAGTCCCTGACTGTGAAGCTGCAGGATTGTGATGCCGCCAAAGAGATAGGCGCCCGCCAACAGGCGCAGCGGCCTCCACGACGCGAAGACCACGAGCGCGAGCGCAATCCAGCCGCGCCCGGCCGTCATCTTCTCGACCCAGAGCGGCGTCTGCACCAGAGACAGATAAGCGCCGCCAAGCCCTGCGCAGGCGCCACCGAACATGACGGCGAGATAACGAATGCCAATCACCGAATATCCGATGGCATGGGCTGCATCGTGATTCTCGCCGATCGCCCGCAGGATGAGACCCCCGCGGGACTTCGTGAGAAACCATGCCACACCGAGAACAAGCGCGATGGAGAGATAGACGAACGCATCTTGCCCGAACAGGAGCGGGCCGATGAACGGCAGATCGGTCAGAACCGGGATATCGACTTTCGGAAACTGACCGAGTGAGATGCCGGAATAGGATTGGCCGATCAGTGCCGAAAGACCGAGGCCGAACATCGTGAGCGCCAACCCCGTCGCCACCTGGTTCGACATCAGCGTCAGCGTCAGAACGCCGAAAAGCCCGCCCATCGCGGCCCCTGCCAATGCCCCGGCAATACCGCCGAGAAAGTAGCTCCCCGTTGCGTAGGTCGCGGCAAAGGCGGCGATCGCCCCGATCACCATCATGCCCTCGACACCAAGGTTCAGGACCCCTGATCGTTCCGCGACGAGCTCCCCAATGGAAGCGAACACGAGCGGCGTCGCTGCAATCACGATACCGAGCAGAATACTGAGAAAAAGATCCATGGCGCGTTTTCCCTACTCGGCTCCATGCAGCGCCGCCGATGCAGCGGGCGCAGCAACAGGCGCAGGTTTCTCAACCCGCACCAGGCGGAAGTTCACAAGCACGTCAGTTGCGAGCAGGAAAAAGAGCAGCATGCCCTGGAACACGCTCGTGGTTGCGCTCGGCAGGCTCATCTCGATCTGCGCAGTCTCGCCGCCGATGTAAGTCAGTGCCATCAGAAGCCCTGCGAGCAGAATGCCGAGCGGATGCAAACGTCCGAGAAACGCGACGATGATGGCGGTAAATCCATAGCCGACGGGAAGCGACGGAACGAGCTGCCCGACCGGACCCGCAGCTTCGAAGAGGCCGGCAAGTCCCGCCAAGCCTCCCGAGATCATGAAGCACGACCAGATGATCCGCCGCTCCGAATACCCGGCAAAGCGAGCAGCGCGAGGCGCCTCTCCGAACACCTTGACCTGGAAACCGACGAGCAGCCGCTCGAGATAGACGTAAGCCGCAATCACCGCGACCAACGCCACGAGGAAGCCGACGTGCGCGCGCGTCCCGGAAATGAGCTGCGGCAGCAGAGCTGAATCCTGAAACAGTCGGCTTTCCGGGAAGTTCATGCCGTCAGGATCGCGAAGCGCGCCATGCACAAGTAAGCTCAAGAGCAGAACGGCCACGTACGTGAGCATCAGGCTCACGAGGATCTCATTGGCGTTGAACCTCGTTCTCAGGAACGCCGGGATCGCCGCCCACGCCATGCCCCCGATCGCGCCGGCAAGGCTCATCAGCGGCAACAGCCACAGGCCGCCGTCCGGATAGACCGCCAGCGCAACGCAACCGCCGGTGATGGCACCGACCGTGAACTGGCCCTCGGCACCGATGTTCCACACACCCGCGCGAAAGCCGATAGCAAGCCCGACAGCGATCAGAATGAGCGGCGTTGCTTTTACGAGCAGCTCAGCGAGACTGTTGAAGCTCGTCAGCGGCTTGACGAAGAACAGCCACATGGCTCGTGCAGGATCCTTGCCGAGGATCGTGAAAAGCACGAACCCGGCAATCACCGTCAGCACCACGGCGACGAACGGCGTCGCATAGAGCATGGCCTTCGACGGTTCTTTCCGCGGAATGAGCTTAAGCATGCGCCGCAGCCTCCTTTGCGGCCGAGATCTCTTTCATGCGTCCGCCCATTGCGAGACCGAGCGACTCAACTGTCAGCTCCTCCGTTGGATGCGACGGGAACAGGTACCCGCCGGCGATGACCGAAATCCGCGTCGAGATCGTGAACAACTCGTCAAGGTCCTGCGAGATGATGACGACCGCCGCTCCCGACTTGGCTAGATCGAGAAGGACCCGGTGGATCGCGGCTGCCGCACCTGCGTCCACGCCCCATGTGGGTTGCGACGCGATGAACACTCCCGGTTTCTGCAGGATCTCGCGCCCCATGATGAACTTTTGCAGATTGCCGCCCGACAGACTGCGCGCCGGAGAGCGGACGCTCGCCGCCTTGACCTTGAGATCGTTGACGACATCGCTCGCGAATTTGTTGGCGTTCTCGAGCCTGATGATGCCGCCCGTCGCGAGCTCGTTGCGCACGTTGGCGCTGAGCAGCGTATTCTCCCAAAGCGACATGCCCGGCACGGTCGCATGCCCAAGACGCTCCTCGGGCACGAAGCACATCCCCTTGGCCCGCCGCGCTTTCGGCCCCTCGTGCCCGATCGGAACACCGTCGAGCAGAATTTGATTGGCTTGAACAGCGAGGCGCTCGCCGATCAGGGCCTCCATCAGCTCAATCTGACCGTTTCCGGCCACGCC from Hyphomicrobium sp. CS1GBMeth3 includes:
- a CDS encoding ABC transporter permease, yielding MDLFLSILLGIVIAATPLVFASIGELVAERSGVLNLGVEGMMVIGAIAAFAATYATGSYFLGGIAGALAGAAMGGLFGVLTLTLMSNQVATGLALTMFGLGLSALIGQSYSGISLGQFPKVDIPVLTDLPFIGPLLFGQDAFVYLSIALVLGVAWFLTKSRGGLILRAIGENHDAAHAIGYSVIGIRYLAVMFGGACAGLGGAYLSLVQTPLWVEKMTAGRGWIALALVVFASWRPLRLLAGAYLFGGITILQLHSQGLGIKIDAQILSMLPYLATILVLVIISRDRMKMKLNAPACLGKGFYATG
- a CDS encoding ABC transporter permease; translation: MLKLIPRKEPSKAMLYATPFVAVVLTVIAGFVLFTILGKDPARAMWLFFVKPLTSFNSLAELLVKATPLILIAVGLAIGFRAGVWNIGAEGQFTVGAITGGCVALAVYPDGGLWLLPLMSLAGAIGGMAWAAIPAFLRTRFNANEILVSLMLTYVAVLLLSLLVHGALRDPDGMNFPESRLFQDSALLPQLISGTRAHVGFLVALVAVIAAYVYLERLLVGFQVKVFGEAPRAARFAGYSERRIIWSCFMISGGLAGLAGLFEAAGPVGQLVPSLPVGYGFTAIIVAFLGRLHPLGILLAGLLMALTYIGGETAQIEMSLPSATTSVFQGMLLFFLLATDVLVNFRLVRVEKPAPVAAPAASAALHGAE